The following proteins come from a genomic window of Flavobacterium crocinum:
- a CDS encoding recombinase family protein — protein MRKIADLYVRVSTDEQADRGYSQRNQEEMLRKYCEINAVEVRHVIYEDHSAKTFNRPQWKKLLADLKKHKNKTDLLLFTKWDRFSRNAGDAYQMISILRKLGVEPQAIEQPLDLSIPENKMMLAFYLAAPEVENDRRALNTFHGMRRARKEGRYMGIAPIGYINRVKEDGTKYIAFDQPEASILKWAFEELSKGIFNTEQVLHMAKEKGLKAGKNHFWRAIRNPLYCGKIEVPKYKDEERTLVRGQHEALISEMLFYKVQDVLDGRSRKYLPKALSAKPFPLRGFFICPDCGKILTGSISKGRHKYYPYYHCSAGCRYRINSETANEIFIQNLKKYVPIPEIKNIYANVIGDCYKEQIKDVLEEKTKIISQIKDYEARISNARDLLATKQIDASDYRDMKSDYGEMVRRLELKLSGIDDENKDIQELLKAGVDNLMKLNEYYENGNWIESRDLLGSIFPENFTISENRFRTARVNEVVHLIYSINRLIGLNKKGTKKKFSSLSQLVAGTGLEPVTFGL, from the coding sequence ATGAGAAAAATAGCAGACCTATACGTGAGAGTGAGTACCGATGAGCAGGCAGACAGGGGCTACTCACAGAGAAATCAGGAAGAAATGCTTCGCAAGTACTGCGAGATAAATGCAGTTGAAGTAAGACATGTTATTTATGAAGACCATTCGGCAAAGACATTCAACCGTCCGCAGTGGAAGAAACTGCTTGCAGATCTAAAGAAGCATAAGAATAAAACCGATCTTCTCCTGTTTACCAAATGGGACAGATTCAGCAGAAATGCGGGAGATGCATACCAGATGATCAGTATCCTCAGAAAATTGGGAGTTGAGCCTCAGGCAATAGAACAGCCTTTGGATCTATCAATACCTGAGAACAAAATGATGCTGGCTTTTTATCTGGCTGCTCCCGAGGTGGAGAATGACCGTAGAGCCCTGAATACCTTTCACGGTATGAGAAGAGCTAGAAAAGAGGGAAGATACATGGGAATTGCTCCCATTGGATATATTAACAGAGTAAAAGAAGACGGAACAAAATACATTGCATTCGACCAGCCAGAAGCCTCTATTTTAAAATGGGCTTTTGAAGAACTTTCCAAAGGAATTTTTAATACGGAACAGGTGCTTCACATGGCAAAAGAAAAAGGACTTAAAGCAGGTAAAAATCATTTCTGGAGAGCAATCCGTAATCCTCTTTACTGCGGTAAGATCGAAGTCCCTAAATATAAGGATGAGGAACGCACTTTAGTGAGAGGACAGCATGAAGCATTAATCTCAGAAATGCTTTTCTATAAAGTTCAGGATGTGCTTGACGGGAGATCCCGCAAATACCTTCCAAAAGCTCTTTCAGCGAAGCCTTTTCCGCTGAGAGGTTTTTTCATCTGTCCCGACTGCGGAAAAATATTGACAGGGAGTATATCCAAAGGACGCCATAAATATTATCCTTATTACCATTGCAGTGCAGGCTGCAGATACAGAATAAATTCGGAAACAGCCAATGAGATATTTATACAGAACCTGAAAAAATATGTTCCTATTCCTGAAATCAAAAATATCTATGCCAATGTCATAGGTGACTGTTATAAAGAGCAGATTAAGGATGTCTTAGAAGAAAAAACTAAAATCATAAGCCAGATCAAAGATTATGAAGCCAGAATCTCAAATGCAAGAGATCTTCTTGCAACAAAACAGATAGATGCCTCGGACTACCGAGATATGAAATCAGATTACGGAGAGATGGTAAGGAGGCTTGAATTAAAATTATCTGGTATCGATGATGAGAATAAAGATATTCAAGAGCTTTTAAAAGCGGGAGTAGACAACCTGATGAAGCTAAACGAATATTATGAAAACGGCAACTGGATTGAATCAAGGGATTTATTAGGTTCGATTTTTCCTGAGAATTTTACGATCTCAGAAAACAGGTTTCGAACCGCTAGAGTAAACGAAGTGGTGCATCTCATCTACAGTATTAACAGGCTGATAGGGCTAAATAAAAAAGGGACAAAGAAGAAATTTTCTTCTTTGTCCCAATTAGTAGCGGGAACAGGACTCGAACCTGTGACCTTCGGGTTATGA
- the era gene encoding GTPase Era → MSHKAGFVNIIGNPNVGKSTLMNAFVGERLSIITSKAQTTRHRILGIVNGEDFQLVLSDTPGIIKPAYEMQESMMNFVKSAFEDADILIYMVEIGEQDLKDEDFFKKIIHAKIPVLLLLNKIDNSNQEQLEQQVSFWKEKVPNAEIFPISALQNFNVPEVFGRIIELLPESPAYYPKDQLTDKPERFFVNETIREKILLNYAKEIPYAVEIVTEEFIETDQIIRIRSVIMVERDTQKGIIIGHKGAALKKVGTDARADLEKFFGKQIHIELYVKVNKNWRSNANMLKRFGYNQ, encoded by the coding sequence ATGTCACATAAAGCAGGTTTTGTAAACATTATCGGAAATCCAAATGTTGGAAAATCAACATTGATGAACGCTTTCGTTGGAGAGCGATTGTCAATTATTACATCAAAAGCACAAACAACTCGTCATAGAATTCTTGGAATTGTAAACGGAGAAGACTTTCAATTGGTTTTGTCTGATACTCCAGGAATCATCAAGCCGGCGTACGAAATGCAGGAATCGATGATGAACTTTGTAAAATCGGCTTTTGAAGATGCTGATATTTTAATCTACATGGTCGAAATAGGCGAGCAGGATCTTAAAGACGAAGATTTCTTTAAGAAAATCATTCATGCTAAAATTCCGGTTTTATTGCTGCTAAATAAAATTGATAATTCAAACCAAGAACAATTAGAACAACAAGTTTCTTTCTGGAAAGAAAAAGTGCCAAATGCAGAAATTTTTCCAATCTCAGCTTTGCAGAATTTTAATGTTCCTGAAGTTTTCGGAAGAATTATCGAATTACTGCCGGAATCTCCGGCCTATTATCCAAAAGACCAATTAACAGACAAACCGGAACGTTTCTTTGTTAACGAAACAATCCGTGAAAAAATCTTATTGAATTACGCTAAAGAAATTCCATACGCAGTAGAAATCGTAACAGAGGAGTTTATTGAAACGGATCAGATTATCAGAATCCGTTCTGTAATTATGGTGGAACGTGATACGCAAAAAGGAATCATTATCGGACATAAAGGTGCAGCGCTTAAAAAAGTAGGAACCGATGCCCGTGCTGATTTGGAGAAATTCTTCGGAAAACAAATTCACATTGAACTTTACGTAAAAGTGAATAAAAACTGGAGAAGCAACGCCAATATGTTGAAACGATTTGGTTATAATCAGTAG